The Hymenobacter sp. GOD-10R genome includes a window with the following:
- a CDS encoding TldD/PmbA family protein, translated as MAILSQEQAQAILQKVLSFSKADECQATLTGRGAGNIRYARNNVSTAGRSDNVSLAVESRYGKRSGVATCNQFDDDTLRRCVQRAEETAKLAPEDPEYMPMLGPQQYLTPKSFAATTAADTADARAQAAADSIDLCAARKLTVAGFLENSSSFRAIRNSKGLQAYQPETFVDFSVTVRTPDGTGSGYAVADYTDVSKFSAKALTQIAADKAAGSVGAKAMEPGKYTVILEPAALVSDEGLLNRLFYELGAREADEGRSFLSKKGGGNKLGQKLFDERITIYSDPTNAEAPGRVFDDEGQPVKKMTWVDKGVLKNLYYSRFWAQKSKATATAFPSNFIMSGGTQTTADLIKGTAKGILVTRLWYIRDVDPQSLLVTGLTRDGTFYIENGKIKHPVKNFRFNESPVIMLNNIEAIGKPVRLGGNLVPPLKIRDFTFTSLSDAV; from the coding sequence ATGGCAATCCTTTCGCAAGAACAAGCCCAGGCTATTCTACAGAAAGTGCTCAGCTTCAGCAAGGCCGATGAGTGCCAAGCGACGCTCACAGGCCGCGGGGCGGGCAACATTCGTTACGCGCGCAACAACGTCAGCACGGCGGGCCGCTCCGACAACGTTTCGCTGGCCGTGGAGTCGCGCTACGGCAAACGCTCGGGCGTGGCAACTTGTAATCAGTTCGACGACGATACGCTACGCCGCTGCGTGCAACGGGCAGAAGAAACCGCCAAGCTAGCCCCCGAAGACCCCGAGTACATGCCGATGCTCGGTCCGCAGCAATACCTCACGCCCAAGTCCTTCGCTGCCACCACAGCCGCCGACACTGCCGATGCGCGCGCTCAAGCCGCCGCCGATAGTATTGATTTGTGCGCGGCGCGCAAGCTCACGGTGGCTGGCTTCTTGGAGAACAGCTCCAGCTTCCGGGCCATCCGCAACAGCAAAGGCCTACAAGCCTATCAGCCCGAAACGTTCGTGGACTTCTCCGTAACGGTGCGCACGCCCGACGGCACTGGCTCAGGCTACGCCGTGGCTGACTATACCGACGTGAGTAAGTTCAGCGCAAAGGCTCTAACCCAAATTGCGGCCGACAAAGCGGCGGGTTCGGTCGGTGCTAAAGCCATGGAGCCCGGCAAGTACACCGTGATTCTGGAGCCCGCTGCACTCGTATCCGATGAAGGCTTACTCAACCGCTTGTTCTACGAGCTAGGTGCCCGTGAAGCCGACGAGGGCCGCAGCTTCTTGAGCAAGAAAGGCGGCGGCAATAAGCTAGGTCAGAAGCTGTTCGATGAGCGTATAACGATCTACTCAGACCCCACCAATGCGGAAGCGCCGGGCCGGGTGTTCGACGACGAGGGCCAGCCAGTGAAGAAGATGACCTGGGTAGACAAAGGCGTGCTCAAGAACCTGTACTACTCGCGGTTTTGGGCCCAGAAAAGCAAGGCTACCGCTACTGCTTTCCCCAGCAACTTCATCATGAGCGGTGGCACCCAGACTACGGCCGACTTGATTAAGGGCACCGCTAAAGGCATTCTGGTGACACGCCTGTGGTACATCCGCGACGTGGACCCCCAGTCGTTGCTGGTAACCGGCTTGACGCGCGACGGTACGTTCTACATTGAGAACGGCAAGATCAAGCACCCGGTGAAGAACTTCCGCTTCAACGAGTCGCCTGTCATTATGCTTAATAACATTGAGGCGATTGGTAAGCCCGTGCGTTTGGGTGGCAACTTGGTGCCCCCGCTGAAAATCCGGGACTTCACCTTCACTAGTTTGTCCGACGCGGTATAA
- a CDS encoding serine hydrolase — protein sequence MKKIFTLLFVLFTLKVAAQTGISVPELASCDSTVQRFVKRWNVLGASVAITRNGKLMYERAFGYADLARTTPLRPFHLLRVASVSKSVTALAIMKLVEQGKISLSHKVFGPTGYLNSPYYSGAVTDDRLYDITVQQLLEHTAGWDRTIGCDGFGGCDPIDFPLYVTAAMKASNPVADSTLVRFMLTKGLNYAPGTHYAYSNIGYLVLGKLVEVIAHQSYEKWVREQLLLPSGVLEAHLGHNRLGDRQERESEYQSTGRMLSCYGTGQKVPRAYGGFNLEAMSAHGGWLFSARDLVRLMLAADGFATRPDVLAPATISAMAQPSAVNPGYAKGWQVGPNAWWHTGYLDGSASYLVRTNGGYTWAILLNSSSPDPQFWKDLDRLGWTCVRGVASWPEHDLFTPEQNATELTSTSLDSTSEQLQWHSGNGTRRLVLLKADSPVDAFPADGIHYLANATFGQGTDLGNGTFVVANADTNAVHLKGLDPQRTYYVRVVEYAQNAATNGQPVYTVEGNPTLALHEGASALALSEAELEVYPNPTFDELSIKNLRHALTYDVVNDEGVAVQSGTLEPGSKVGVSSLIPGLYLLRMHAEDKEVVWRFVKE from the coding sequence TTGAAGAAAATATTTACGCTTCTTTTTGTACTATTTACCTTAAAAGTGGCTGCCCAAACGGGCATCTCCGTTCCTGAGCTAGCTTCCTGCGACTCTACCGTTCAGCGCTTTGTAAAACGGTGGAATGTGTTAGGTGCTTCAGTGGCCATCACCCGCAACGGTAAACTCATGTACGAACGAGCTTTCGGCTACGCCGACCTAGCTCGTACTACTCCTCTGCGTCCTTTTCACCTGCTGCGGGTGGCGAGCGTTTCGAAATCAGTGACGGCCCTCGCTATCATGAAGCTGGTTGAGCAAGGAAAGATCAGCCTTTCTCATAAGGTGTTTGGGCCAACTGGTTACCTCAACAGTCCTTATTACAGCGGTGCGGTTACGGATGACCGGCTCTACGATATTACCGTGCAGCAGCTGCTGGAGCACACCGCCGGCTGGGACCGAACCATCGGTTGCGACGGCTTCGGGGGCTGCGACCCCATCGACTTTCCGCTGTACGTTACCGCGGCTATGAAAGCCTCCAACCCAGTTGCTGATTCTACGCTGGTGCGCTTCATGTTGACAAAGGGCCTGAACTACGCACCGGGCACGCATTACGCGTACTCCAACATTGGCTATTTGGTGCTGGGCAAGCTAGTAGAAGTGATTGCGCACCAATCGTATGAGAAATGGGTGCGCGAACAGCTGCTGCTACCTAGCGGTGTACTGGAAGCCCACCTAGGTCATAATAGATTGGGCGACCGGCAGGAGCGGGAGAGCGAATACCAGAGCACGGGGCGCATGCTTTCTTGCTATGGCACCGGCCAAAAAGTCCCGCGGGCGTATGGCGGCTTCAACCTGGAAGCGATGAGCGCACACGGGGGCTGGCTGTTCTCCGCCCGCGACTTAGTACGCCTGATGTTGGCCGCTGATGGTTTTGCAACGCGGCCTGACGTGCTGGCGCCCGCTACCATCAGCGCGATGGCGCAGCCTTCGGCCGTGAACCCGGGCTATGCGAAAGGGTGGCAGGTAGGCCCGAATGCCTGGTGGCACACTGGCTACCTCGATGGCTCGGCCAGCTACCTCGTACGCACGAACGGGGGTTACACGTGGGCTATCCTGCTGAACAGCAGCAGCCCCGACCCACAGTTTTGGAAGGACCTAGACCGCTTGGGATGGACGTGCGTGCGTGGCGTCGCGAGCTGGCCGGAGCACGACCTATTTACCCCGGAGCAAAACGCAACGGAGCTCACTAGCACTTCGCTCGACTCTACTAGCGAGCAGCTGCAATGGCACAGTGGCAACGGCACCCGCCGGTTGGTGTTGTTGAAAGCCGATAGCCCCGTTGATGCTTTCCCGGCAGATGGCATCCATTACCTGGCCAATGCTACTTTCGGCCAAGGCACTGACCTAGGCAACGGTACGTTCGTGGTAGCTAATGCCGACACCAACGCAGTACACCTAAAGGGGCTCGACCCCCAGCGGACGTACTATGTGCGGGTGGTGGAGTACGCGCAAAATGCAGCTACCAACGGACAGCCTGTGTACACTGTAGAAGGCAATCCAACGTTGGCCTTGCACGAAGGGGCTAGCGCTTTGGCGTTGAGCGAAGCAGAGTTGGAGGTGTATCCTAACCCAACTTTCGATGAGCTGTCAATCAAGAACCTGCGGCACGCACTGACTTACGACGTGGTGAATGATGAAGGCGTGGCAGTGCAAAGCGGCACGCTGGAGCCGGGTAGTAAAGTAGGAGTCAGCAGCTTGATACCTGGCCTGTATTTGCTGCGCATGCACGCGGAGGATAAAGAAGTTGTGTGGCGCTTCGTGAAGGAGTAA
- a CDS encoding TldD/PmbA family protein, whose product MKRREFVGLTSLAAGALFLPSIPGFGGTLVDPERLLEQVDTAVKKRLADAALNAAKSAGASYADVRIGRYLNQSVFTREKQVQNIASGESYGAGVRVIANGTWGFAATNTVTEAGLAKAAQTAVSIAKANSKAQKEQVQLAPQKGYGEVSWKTPIVQNAFEVPIAQKVELLLAANAKALDNGASFVNSSLFQINEQKYFASTDGSYIDQDIHRIWPNFTVSVVDRATGKFRSRDGLSSPMGLGYEYLTPKAQDQVAGPAGTGLIGYKMSYDILADAALAAKQAKEKITAKSVVPGKYDLVLDPNHLGLTIHESIGHATELDRVLGYEANYAGTSFATLDKWKTKNFQYGSKLVNIVADKTQPGSLGAVGYDDEGVKTGQWDLIRNGVLVDYQKIRDQAGIVGQDHSDGCCYAQSWQDVQFQRMANVSLEPGTAKMSVDDMIKNVDKGIYIAGRGSYSIDQQRYNFQFGGQVFYAIEKGKIAGMIEDVAYQANTQEFWNSCAAVCDKSDYRMFGSFFDGKGQPSQVSAVSHGSATTRFNGVNVINTARKIG is encoded by the coding sequence TTGAAAAGACGCGAATTTGTAGGCCTGACCAGTTTGGCGGCGGGCGCGTTGTTTCTACCGAGCATTCCCGGCTTCGGGGGGACGCTGGTAGATCCAGAGCGCTTGCTCGAACAAGTGGATACGGCCGTAAAAAAACGCTTGGCCGATGCGGCCCTGAACGCAGCCAAATCGGCTGGGGCTAGCTACGCCGATGTGCGCATCGGCCGCTACCTCAACCAAAGTGTGTTTACCCGCGAAAAACAGGTCCAGAACATTGCCAGCGGTGAGAGCTACGGCGCCGGAGTGCGTGTAATTGCTAATGGTACCTGGGGTTTTGCCGCTACGAATACGGTAACGGAGGCAGGTTTAGCAAAAGCTGCTCAGACGGCCGTATCCATTGCCAAGGCCAACTCAAAAGCGCAGAAAGAGCAAGTACAACTCGCGCCGCAGAAAGGCTATGGCGAGGTAAGCTGGAAGACGCCCATCGTGCAAAACGCCTTCGAGGTGCCGATTGCACAGAAGGTGGAGCTGCTACTAGCCGCCAACGCCAAAGCCTTGGACAACGGAGCTAGCTTCGTGAATTCGTCGCTGTTTCAAATTAATGAGCAGAAGTACTTCGCCAGCACCGATGGCTCCTACATCGACCAAGATATTCACCGTATCTGGCCGAACTTCACGGTTTCGGTAGTCGACCGCGCTACAGGCAAGTTCCGCTCCCGCGATGGACTTAGCTCGCCGATGGGCCTAGGCTACGAGTACCTCACCCCCAAAGCTCAGGACCAGGTAGCTGGCCCCGCGGGCACGGGTCTTATTGGGTACAAGATGAGCTACGACATCTTGGCTGATGCTGCGCTGGCAGCTAAACAGGCGAAAGAGAAAATCACGGCCAAATCGGTGGTGCCGGGCAAGTACGATTTGGTGCTCGACCCCAACCACCTAGGTTTGACCATCCACGAGAGCATCGGGCACGCCACTGAGCTCGACCGCGTGCTGGGCTACGAAGCTAATTACGCCGGTACCAGCTTCGCCACGCTCGACAAGTGGAAAACGAAGAACTTCCAGTACGGCTCGAAGCTCGTGAACATTGTAGCCGACAAAACGCAGCCCGGCTCCCTAGGGGCCGTGGGCTACGACGACGAGGGCGTGAAAACGGGGCAGTGGGACTTGATCCGCAACGGCGTGCTGGTAGACTATCAGAAAATCCGCGACCAAGCAGGTATCGTCGGGCAAGACCACTCCGATGGCTGCTGCTACGCTCAGTCGTGGCAGGATGTGCAATTTCAGCGCATGGCCAACGTGAGCCTAGAGCCTGGCACCGCCAAGATGAGCGTCGACGACATGATTAAGAACGTCGATAAAGGCATTTATATCGCAGGCCGCGGGTCTTATTCCATTGACCAGCAGCGCTATAACTTCCAATTTGGCGGCCAAGTATTCTACGCCATCGAGAAGGGCAAGATTGCCGGCATGATCGAAGACGTGGCGTACCAAGCTAACACCCAGGAGTTCTGGAACAGCTGCGCCGCCGTCTGCGACAAGTCGGATTACCGCATGTTCGGCTCATTCTTCGACGGTAAAGGGCAGCCTTCGCAAGTTTCGGCCGTGAGCCACGGCTCGGCCACCACGCGCTTCAATGGCGTGAACGTGATTAATACCGCCCGCAAAATTGGGTAG
- a CDS encoding porin family protein — protein sequence MKTLYSLALLGSIVLASNSVHAQSRSKARHKHSSRSTATTSFGVKGGISRAVLDGTINQGADYKTGMHLGGFLRWRPSSHFAIQPEVTYSQQGSKNTIPLGSLDIVNTTKLSYLNVPILAKVYLGDAFNIQFGPQFGLLLAGRQVGQTGYTMSSGSATTYQTADLETTKNYKSDVALCAGLGLDLKSGFILATRLNYGLSDIDNKSETQAARKYLNLGGLHNRVMEVSVGYAF from the coding sequence ATGAAAACTCTTTACTCTTTAGCCTTACTAGGTAGTATTGTATTGGCTTCTAACAGTGTACACGCACAATCCCGCTCAAAAGCTAGGCACAAGCATTCTTCCAGATCAACTGCTACCACCAGCTTTGGGGTGAAAGGTGGGATAAGCCGCGCCGTACTCGACGGCACAATCAACCAAGGCGCCGACTACAAGACCGGCATGCACCTCGGCGGCTTTCTGCGGTGGCGGCCTTCGAGCCACTTTGCCATCCAGCCCGAAGTGACGTACTCGCAGCAGGGCTCGAAGAACACTATTCCGCTTGGCTCCCTCGATATCGTTAATACCACTAAGCTCTCCTACCTGAACGTGCCGATTCTAGCGAAGGTCTACCTAGGCGATGCTTTCAACATCCAGTTTGGGCCCCAGTTCGGCTTGCTGCTGGCGGGTCGCCAAGTTGGCCAGACGGGCTATACCATGTCGAGTGGAAGCGCCACTACCTACCAGACAGCCGACCTAGAAACGACGAAAAACTACAAGAGCGATGTTGCCTTGTGCGCGGGCCTAGGCCTTGATCTGAAAAGTGGGTTTATCCTAGCCACTCGCCTCAACTACGGCCTTTCGGATATTGATAACAAGAGCGAGACGCAGGCCGCGCGCAAGTACCTCAACCTCGGTGGGCTCCATAACCGGGTGATGGAAGTGTCGGTAGGCTACGCCTTCTAA
- a CDS encoding TldD/PmbA family protein, translated as MRRRDFVGLTGLATGALFLPSLPGFGGTPVEVERLLEQIDVSVKKRLADAALNAAKSAGASYADARVGRYLNQYVFTREKQVQNIVNTESYGVGVRVLVNGAWGFAATNDVTEAAVAQAAREAVAIAKANARLQKEPVNLAPQSGYGEVSWKTPIEQNAFEVPVKQKVDLLLAVNAKAMDNGANYVSSTIFQVNEQKYFASTDGSYIDQDVHRIWPTFNVTAIDRASGKFRTRDSLGTSMGLGYEYLTPRAQDKIAGPVGTGVVGYKQRYDMLEDAELAAKQAKAKLTAKSVVPGKYDLVLDPDHLGLTIHESVGHPLELDRVLGYEANYAGTSFATMDKLKLGNFKYGSPVVNIVADKLQTGTLGAVGYDDEGVKTGEWDLIKGGVLVNYEKIRDQAQVVGQNHSDGCCYADSWSNVQFQRMPNVSLRPNPNKMSVDDLIKGVDKGIYIVGAGSYSIDQQRYNFQFGGKLFFAIEKGKIAGQIEDVAYQSNTQEFWNSCAATCDASDYRFLGTFFDGKGQPPQISAVSHGSATTRFNGVNVINTARKIG; from the coding sequence ATGCGTCGTCGCGACTTTGTGGGACTGACCGGTTTGGCAACCGGCGCATTATTCTTGCCTTCGCTGCCCGGCTTTGGGGGTACGCCCGTCGAGGTAGAACGCTTGCTGGAGCAAATCGACGTTTCGGTGAAGAAGCGCCTCGCTGATGCGGCGCTGAACGCGGCCAAGTCGGCGGGGGCTAGCTACGCCGATGCCCGCGTAGGCCGCTACCTCAACCAGTACGTGTTTACCCGCGAGAAGCAGGTCCAGAACATCGTGAACACCGAAAGCTACGGCGTGGGCGTGCGGGTGCTGGTGAACGGTGCCTGGGGCTTCGCGGCTACCAATGATGTAACGGAAGCTGCTGTGGCCCAAGCCGCCCGCGAAGCCGTAGCTATTGCCAAAGCCAATGCCCGCCTGCAAAAAGAGCCTGTGAACCTAGCCCCGCAGAGTGGCTACGGGGAAGTGAGCTGGAAGACGCCCATTGAGCAAAATGCCTTCGAGGTGCCGGTGAAGCAGAAAGTGGACCTACTGCTCGCCGTGAATGCCAAGGCCATGGACAATGGCGCGAACTATGTCAGCTCCACCATTTTTCAGGTCAACGAGCAGAAGTATTTTGCCAGCACCGACGGGTCATACATCGACCAGGATGTGCACCGCATCTGGCCTACGTTTAACGTGACGGCCATAGACCGGGCATCGGGCAAGTTCCGCACCCGCGACTCGCTCGGTACCTCGATGGGCCTCGGGTACGAGTACCTCACGCCCCGTGCGCAGGATAAAATAGCGGGTCCCGTCGGCACGGGCGTCGTTGGCTACAAGCAACGTTACGACATGCTCGAAGACGCCGAATTGGCTGCCAAGCAAGCCAAAGCGAAGCTCACAGCCAAATCGGTAGTGCCGGGCAAGTACGACCTGGTGCTCGATCCTGACCACCTAGGTCTGACCATCCACGAAAGCGTGGGTCACCCCTTGGAACTTGACCGCGTGCTGGGCTACGAAGCCAACTACGCTGGCACCAGCTTTGCGACCATGGATAAGCTCAAATTGGGCAACTTCAAGTACGGCTCACCGGTGGTAAATATCGTGGCCGACAAGCTGCAAACCGGGACCCTAGGTGCCGTGGGCTACGATGATGAGGGCGTGAAAACCGGCGAGTGGGACCTCATCAAAGGCGGCGTGTTGGTGAACTATGAAAAGATCCGTGACCAAGCGCAGGTAGTGGGCCAGAACCATTCCGACGGCTGCTGCTACGCTGACTCTTGGAGCAACGTGCAGTTTCAGCGCATGCCCAACGTGAGCTTGCGCCCTAACCCGAATAAAATGAGCGTTGATGACCTGATTAAAGGAGTTGACAAAGGCATTTACATCGTGGGAGCTGGCTCTTACTCAATTGACCAGCAGCGCTATAATTTCCAGTTTGGGGGCAAGCTCTTCTTTGCTATTGAGAAAGGCAAAATTGCGGGCCAGATCGAAGATGTGGCCTATCAATCGAATACGCAGGAGTTTTGGAACAGCTGCGCCGCCACCTGCGACGCGTCCGACTACCGCTTCTTAGGTACATTCTTCGATGGCAAAGGCCAACCGCCGCAGATTTCGGCCGTGAGCCACGGTTCGGCCACCACGCGCTTCAATGGCGTGAACGTCATCAACACTGCCCGCAAGATTGGGTAG
- a CDS encoding porin family protein encodes MKQLAVLFVGLFAASTAHAQLGVRVGANTGSVSAKTDEFQEVNTHNRTGYQLGAFYEKKLTERWSVVPEVQFSNQRMNMHVVESGIADGGYEASYRLRLRYLNVPIVARATFGRFYLEAGPQVGFLINTKEKGTATYGSFLGSYSTTFNRYATDNYHRVDLGLVAGVGVKLPAGFGLGMRGYTGLLSIAKDENTQYSNFTGTLKNQVAQVSLTYQLASR; translated from the coding sequence ATGAAGCAACTTGCTGTTCTATTCGTCGGACTGTTCGCCGCTAGTACTGCCCACGCGCAGCTTGGTGTTCGGGTAGGCGCTAACACCGGCTCCGTCTCGGCCAAAACCGATGAGTTTCAAGAGGTAAATACGCATAACCGCACCGGCTACCAACTAGGTGCGTTTTATGAGAAAAAACTCACCGAACGGTGGTCGGTGGTGCCGGAGGTGCAGTTCAGCAATCAGCGCATGAACATGCACGTGGTGGAGTCCGGTATTGCCGACGGTGGCTACGAGGCTAGCTATCGGCTGCGGCTACGGTATCTGAACGTACCCATTGTGGCCCGGGCTACGTTTGGTCGGTTTTACCTGGAAGCTGGTCCGCAAGTTGGGTTTCTGATAAATACCAAAGAGAAGGGTACCGCCACCTACGGGTCCTTTTTGGGGTCTTACTCAACTACTTTCAACCGGTACGCCACCGACAACTACCACCGGGTAGACCTAGGTTTAGTGGCCGGTGTCGGCGTGAAGCTGCCTGCCGGCTTTGGCTTGGGCATGCGTGGGTACACGGGGTTGCTCTCCATTGCCAAGGACGAAAACACACAATACTCAAATTTCACAGGTACCCTCAAGAACCAGGTAGCGCAAGTCTCGCTTACTTACCAGCTAGCTTCTCGCTGA
- a CDS encoding TldD/PmbA family protein, whose product MKRRDFVGLTSLAAGALFLPSIPGFGLGNAVDPAQLLEQVDTAVKKRMADAALNAAKSAGASYADVRIGRYLNQGIFTREKQVQNIASTESYGVGVRVIANGTWGFAATNDVSEAGIAKAAQTAVQIAKANSKVQKEEVKLAPQKGYGEVSWKTPIVQNAFEVPIAQKVELLLAANAKALDNGASFVNSALFQVNEQKYFASTDGSYIDQDVHRIYPTFGVTVVDRASGKFRSRQSLSSPMGLGYEYLTPKAADKVAGPAGSDVTGYKMSYDILEDAAAAAKQAKQKITAKSVVPGKYDLVLDPHHLGLTIHESVGHPLELDRVLGYEANYAGTSFATLDKWKSGKFQYGSKEVNIVADKLQPGSLGAVGYDDEGVKTKQWDLIKQGVLVNYEKIRDQAQMVGQNESDGCCYSQSWQDVQFQRMPNVSLQPGKAKLSVDELVKGVDKGIYIAGNGSFSIDQQRYNFQFGGQVFYAIEKGKIAGMLEDVAYQANTQEFWNSCAATCDASDYRFAGFFNDGKGQPSQSSAVSHGSATTRFNGVNVINTARKIG is encoded by the coding sequence TTGAAAAGACGTGACTTTGTAGGGCTAACCAGCTTAGCGGCTGGCGCTCTGTTTTTGCCTAGCATCCCTGGCTTCGGTCTGGGCAACGCCGTTGATCCGGCGCAGTTGCTGGAGCAAGTTGATACAGCCGTAAAGAAGCGCATGGCCGATGCGGCCTTGAACGCGGCCAAGTCGGCTGGGGCTAGCTACGCCGACGTGCGCATTGGCCGCTACCTCAACCAAGGCATATTTACCCGCGAGAAGCAGGTGCAGAACATTGCCAGCACCGAGAGCTACGGCGTAGGGGTGCGTGTCATTGCTAATGGCACTTGGGGTTTTGCTGCTACCAACGACGTTTCGGAAGCGGGCATTGCGAAAGCCGCTCAAACGGCCGTGCAGATTGCCAAAGCCAACTCGAAAGTGCAGAAGGAAGAGGTGAAACTGGCTCCTCAAAAGGGCTATGGCGAGGTAAGCTGGAAGACGCCTATCGTACAAAACGCCTTTGAAGTTCCGATTGCGCAGAAGGTAGAGCTGCTACTGGCTGCCAATGCCAAAGCGCTGGACAACGGCGCTAGCTTCGTGAACTCAGCCTTGTTCCAAGTAAACGAGCAGAAGTACTTCGCCAGCACCGATGGCTCCTACATCGATCAGGATGTACACCGTATTTACCCAACCTTTGGGGTGACAGTAGTCGATCGGGCGTCGGGCAAGTTCCGCTCGCGGCAGTCGCTCAGCTCACCCATGGGCCTAGGCTACGAGTACCTCACGCCGAAAGCGGCTGATAAAGTGGCAGGTCCTGCCGGCTCCGATGTGACCGGCTATAAGATGAGCTACGACATTCTGGAAGACGCCGCAGCCGCCGCCAAGCAAGCCAAGCAGAAGATTACGGCCAAGTCGGTAGTACCCGGCAAGTACGACTTAGTGCTCGATCCGCACCACCTAGGCCTGACAATTCACGAGAGTGTGGGCCATCCGCTAGAGCTCGACCGCGTGCTGGGCTACGAGGCCAACTACGCCGGCACCAGCTTTGCTACGCTCGACAAGTGGAAGAGCGGCAAGTTCCAATACGGCTCGAAGGAAGTGAACATTGTGGCTGACAAGCTACAACCCGGTTCGCTCGGCGCCGTGGGCTACGACGACGAGGGCGTGAAAACCAAGCAGTGGGACCTCATCAAACAAGGCGTCTTGGTGAACTACGAGAAGATTCGCGACCAAGCCCAAATGGTCGGCCAAAACGAATCGGATGGCTGCTGCTACTCGCAGTCGTGGCAGGATGTGCAGTTTCAGCGCATGCCCAACGTGAGCCTACAGCCCGGCAAAGCCAAGCTGTCGGTAGATGAGCTAGTGAAGGGTGTGGACAAAGGCATCTACATCGCCGGCAACGGCTCCTTCTCCATTGACCAGCAGCGCTATAACTTCCAGTTTGGCGGCCAAGTATTCTACGCCATCGAGAAGGGCAAGATTGCCGGTATGCTGGAAGATGTGGCGTACCAAGCCAACACCCAGGAGTTCTGGAACAGCTGCGCTGCTACCTGCGACGCTTCCGACTACCGCTTCGCGGGCTTCTTCAATGACGGCAAAGGCCAACCATCGCAGAGCTCAGCTGTGAGCCACGGCTCGGCTACCACGCGCTTCAACGGCGTGAACGTAATTAATACTGCTCGCAAAATCGGCTAA
- a CDS encoding TldD/PmbA family protein translates to MAILSKDEAQTILKKVLGFTTADECEATLNGEIGGNVRSARNTISTAGAIDNVSLAVEARFGKRSGVATCNQFDDATLRRCVQRAEEIAKLAPESPEYVPLLGPQQYLAAPASFAQSTANITPDYRAQQTAASMKLCDAKKLSSAGFLEDSAGFIAKRNNKGLEAYQQATTLSYSVTVRTPDGTGSGYATADYNDISKFDAARLTQIAADKATGSVAAKAMEPGKYTVILEPAALVANTDASLLGALMNAFDARNADEGRSFLSKKGGGNRKGEKMFDERVTIYSDPTNAEIPDLTFSGDGRPQKKVTWIEKGVVKNMYTSRFWAQKSGITDIPRPGGWIMEGGTQTTADLIKGTAKGILVTRLWYIRPVDPQTLLFTGLTRDGTFYIENGKIKHPVKNFRFNESPVIMLNNLEAIGKPVRLAGNLVPPLKIRDFTFTSLSDAV, encoded by the coding sequence ATGGCAATTCTTTCCAAAGACGAAGCACAGACCATCCTCAAAAAGGTGCTTGGCTTCACCACGGCCGACGAGTGCGAGGCCACGCTTAACGGCGAAATCGGCGGCAACGTCCGCTCGGCACGCAACACTATTTCCACCGCGGGCGCCATTGATAATGTGTCGTTGGCCGTTGAAGCACGCTTTGGCAAGCGCTCGGGCGTAGCTACCTGCAACCAGTTCGATGACGCCACCTTGCGTCGCTGCGTACAACGCGCCGAAGAAATTGCGAAGCTAGCTCCCGAAAGCCCCGAGTACGTGCCCCTGCTTGGGCCACAGCAGTACCTAGCCGCACCGGCCTCTTTTGCCCAGAGCACGGCGAACATCACGCCCGACTACCGCGCTCAGCAAACGGCCGCCAGCATGAAGCTCTGCGACGCTAAGAAGCTAAGCTCCGCCGGCTTCCTAGAAGACTCGGCCGGTTTTATTGCCAAGCGCAACAACAAAGGCCTCGAAGCTTATCAACAGGCCACTACCCTTTCGTACTCCGTAACGGTGCGCACGCCCGACGGCACTGGCTCCGGCTACGCTACCGCCGACTACAACGACATCAGCAAGTTTGATGCAGCTCGCCTGACGCAGATTGCCGCTGACAAGGCCACCGGTTCGGTGGCTGCTAAAGCCATGGAGCCGGGCAAATACACCGTGATTCTGGAGCCCGCCGCGCTGGTAGCCAATACCGATGCTTCGTTGCTAGGTGCGCTGATGAACGCTTTCGATGCTCGCAACGCCGATGAAGGTCGCTCCTTCCTGAGCAAAAAAGGCGGCGGCAACCGTAAGGGCGAGAAGATGTTCGATGAGCGTGTGACCATCTACTCCGACCCCACCAATGCTGAGATTCCGGACCTGACGTTCTCGGGCGATGGTCGCCCGCAGAAGAAGGTGACTTGGATTGAGAAAGGTGTTGTGAAGAATATGTATACCTCCCGCTTCTGGGCGCAGAAGTCTGGTATTACGGATATCCCGCGCCCCGGTGGGTGGATTATGGAAGGCGGCACCCAGACCACAGCCGACTTGATCAAGGGCACTGCTAAAGGTATTCTGGTCACGCGCTTGTGGTACATCCGCCCCGTTGACCCCCAGACGCTCCTGTTCACGGGCCTGACGCGCGACGGTACGTTCTACATCGAGAACGGCAAGATCAAGCACCCCGTGAAGAACTTCCGCTTCAACGAGTCGCCTGTCATTATGCTCAACAACCTGGAAGCTATCGGTAAGCCCGTACGCTTGGCCGGCAACTTGGTGCCCCCGCTGAAAATCCGGGACTTCACCTTCACCAGCTTGTCCGACGCGGTATAG